In the genome of Pogona vitticeps strain Pit_001003342236 chromosome 13, PviZW2.1, whole genome shotgun sequence, one region contains:
- the LOC110089113 gene encoding H(+)/Cl(-) exchange transporter 7, with protein sequence MANVAKKVSWSGREREPFGPGEATPLLNGTRGPAATTTSVRQLTPSSSSSRFGRLSNVDLSDDQEPEMEEPRPLPNEIPHSEKLLSLKYESLDYDNCENQLFLEEEKRINHTAFRTVEIRRWVICAMIGILTGLVACFIDIVVEYLAGLKYELVKGNIDGFTETGRLSFSLLLWATLNASFVMVGSVMVAFIEPVAAGSGIPQIKCYLNGVKIPHVVRLKTLVVKVCGVILSVVGGLAVGKEGPMIHSGAVIAAGISQGRSTSLKRDFKIFEYFRRDTEKRDFVSAGAAAGVSAAFGAPVGGVLFSLEEGASFWNQFLTWRIFFASMISTFTLNSILSIYKGNPWDLSSPGLINFGRFDSEKMGYSFQEIPIFIFMGVVGGILGAMFNALNYWLTMFRIRYIHRPCLQVIEAMLVGAVTASVAFVMIYSSSDCQPLQGNSMAYPLQLFCPDGEYNAMAAAFFNTPEKSVVRLFHDPPGTYDPMTLGTFTLIYFFLACWTYGLTVSAGVFIPSLLIGAAWGRLFGILLASTTSGWIWADPGKYALMGAAAQLGGIVRMTLSLTVIMMEATGNITYGFPIMLVLMTAKIVGDYFVEGLYDMHIQLQSVPFLHWEAPVTSHSFTAREVMSTPVTCLRRIEKVGTVVDILSDAASNHNGFPVVEFLPGHEQVAGLRGLILRSQLIVLLKHKVFVERANLSLVQQRLKLKDFRDAYPRFPPIQSIHVSQDERECMMDLTEFMNPSPYTVPQEASLPRVFKLFRALGLRHLVVVDKHNQVVGMVTRKDLARYRLGKEGLEEVPLAQT encoded by the exons CTCAcgccatcctcctcttcctcgcgcTTTGGGCGTCTGAGCAACGTGGATCTCAGCGATGACCAAGAACCA GAAATGGAGGAGCCCCGGCCCCTCCCCAACGAGATCCCCCACAGTGAGAAACTGCTCTCTCTCAAATACGAG AGCTTAGATTATGACAACTGTGAGAATCAGCTGTTCCTGGAGGAAGAGAAACGCATCAACCACACG GCTTTCCGTACAGTGGAGATTCGGCGCTGGGTCATCTGTGCCATGATCGGGATCCTGACCGGCCTTGTTGCCTGCTTCATTGATATTGTGGTGGAATACTTGGCTGGTCTTAAGTATGAATTGGTGAAGGGCA ACATTGACGGATTCACTGAGACGGGACGCTTGTCTTTCTCGCTGCTTCTCTGGGCCACCCTAAATGCAAGCTTTGTGATGGTCGGTTCCGTGATGGTAGCTTTTATCGAG CCCGTGGCGGCTGGCAGTGGGATCCCTCAGATCAAGTGCTACCTCAACGGAGTCAAGATCCCCCACGTGGTTCGCTTGAAG ACGCTGGTGGTCAAAGTTTGCGGCGTGATTCTGTCGGTGGTCGGAGGCCTGGCGGTTGGAAAG GAAGGGCCCATGATCCACTCGGGCGCCGTGATCGCCGCCGGCATCTCTCAAGGACGGTCCACATCTCTAAAGAGGGACTTCAAG ATCTTTGAATACTTCCGGAGGGACACCGAGAAGCGGGATTTTGTCTCGGCCGGAGCCGCCGCTGGGGTCTCGGCGGCCTTCGGAGCCCCTGTCG GGGGTGTCCTTTTCAGCCTGGAAGAGGGGGCTTCCTTTTGGAACCAGTTCCTGACATGGAGGATT TTCTTTGCCTCCATGATCTCCACCTTCACCCTCAACTCCATCCTGAGCATTTACAAAGGCAACCCCTGGGACCTCTCCAGTCCGGGACTCATCAACTTTGGCCGATTTGATTCGGAG AAGATGGGCTACTCCTTCCAGGAAATCCCGATCTTTATCTTCATGGGCGTGGTGG GTGGGATCCTCGGAGCGATGTTCAATGCCCTGAACTACTGGCTGACCATGTTCCGGATCag GTACATCCACCGCCCGTGCCTGCAGGTGATCGAGGCCATGCTGGTGGGGGCCGTGACCGCCTCGGTCGCTTTCGTGATGATCTACAGCTCCAGCGACTGCCAGCCTCTGCAGGGCAACAGCATGGCGTACCCCCTCCAG CTGTTCTGCCCCGATGGCGAATACAACGCCATGGCCGCCGCCTTTTTCAACACGCCCGAAAAGAGCGTCGTACGCCTCTTCCACGACCCCCCAG GCACCTATGACCCCATGACTTTGGGGACATTCACCTTGATATATTTCTTCCTGGCTTGCTGGACGTACGGATTGACGGTGTCGGCGGGCGTCTTCATCCCCTCTTTGCTCATAGGAGCCGCCTGGGGGCGCCTGTTTGGCATTTTGCTCGCCTCCACTACTAGCGGCTGG ATCTGGGCAGACCCGGGGAAGTACGCCTTGATGGGAGCTGCAGCACAGCTCG GAGGGATCGTGCGGATGACCCTCAGCCTGACGGTCATCATGATGGAGGCCACAGGGAACATCACCTACGGCTTCCCCATCATGCTGGTGCTGATGACGGCGAAGATCGTAGGGGATTATTTTGTCGAG GGGTTGTACGACATGCACATCCAGCTGCAGAGCGTCCCCTTCCTCCATTGGGAAGCCCCCGTCACCTCGCACTCGTTCACGGCCAG ggAAGTGATGAGCACGCCGGTCACCTGCCTGCGGAGGATCGAGAAGGTCGGCACCGTGGTGGACATCCTGAGCGACGCCGCTTCTAACCACAACGGCTTCCCGGTGGTGGAGTTCCTTCCGGGTCACGAGCAG GTGGCCGGCCTGCGAGGCCTGATCCTGCGCTCCCAGCTGATTGTGCTCCTCAAGCACAAG gTCTTTGTGGAGCGAGCGAACCTCTCCCTGGTCCAGCAGCGCCTGAAGCTGAAGGACTTCCGGGACGCCTACCCGCGCTTCCCCCCCATCCAGTCCATCCACGTCTCCCAGGACGAGCGGGAGTGCATGATGGACCTGACGGAGTTCATGAACCCCTCGCCTTACACCGTGCCCCAG GAGGCGTCCCTGCCGAGGGTGTTCAAGCTGTTCCGGGCCCTGGGCTTACGGCACCTCGTGGTGGTGGACAAGCATAACCAG gtGGTGGGCATGGTCACCAGGAAGGACCTGGCCCGGTACCGGCTGGGCAAGGAAGGCCTGGAGGAGGTGCCCCTGGCGCAGACATGA